CCGACGGCCTCTACCACTTGAAAATCCGAGCGGCAATGTACCCTGATGCGGATGAGCGACATCACTACCTGGAATTCAGCTCGGGCTTTGGAACGGGGCGCAAACTGCTGGGATGGCGCAAAGTCTCTGCGCCATTGGACGATCCGCAACTGATCGACTTTGAGTTCTCGCATGAACCTGGTGCAAAGCAGCAGGTTTGGATTCATCAACGGTCTCACCAGGATCGTGGCGACAAGAACCTGGCCACACTGCACATGCGTGAAAACGGGATTGGGACTCCTCCCGGGATCTGGATCGACTCGGTGGAATTGTCCGGCCCACTGCCCTCGGCACAAACCGATGCGATTCAGGCTGCTCGCGATTCGATACTCTTCGAACAACCAAGCGACATGGAAGAATCCGAATACGTTCGCGAAGTCATTCGTCGCTTTGCAACCCGAGCGTTTCGTGGGTCGCCTCCTGCTGATGAGTACCTGCAACGATTGGGCGAGCACTATCAAACGGCTCGTGACCAAGGCCAAACGCTTGCGGAAGCCTTGATCTCACCGCTCTCAATTGTGATGGCTTCGCCAAGCTTCCTCTATCAAGTTGAACAAGCCGATTCCGATCAACAACGCAGTCTCTTGCCGACCGAACTGGCCGTGCGGTTGTCGTACTTTTTGTGTTCAGCTCCGCCCGATGAAGAACTGTTGGCCTTGGCAGAATCCGGCGAACTTTCTGATCCGGCAACGTTGGCATCGCAAACCGAACGGTTGCTTCAAGACCAACGCTCCGTTGCGTTTCTGGAAGGCTTCGTTCACCAGTGGCTGCAGATGGAACGCTTGGACATGTTCCAGTTCAACGGGGCTGACTTCCCGAACTTTGACAACGCCGTTCGAGAAAATGCTCGGCAAGAGTTATTCGAAACGTTCGCCTACTTGCTGGACAATGATCTTCCCCTCCAAAAATTGCTGAAAGCGGACTTCGTCGTCATCAACGATTTGCTGGCGGGTTACTACGAAATCGAGGGCGTTCAGGGGCATGAGTTTCGCAAGGTTCCTGTTCCAGCGAATTCCATTCGCGGAGGCTTGCTGGGAACGGCGGCGGTGCTGGCGATGGGATCCGATGGGCAACGTTCCTCGCCAGTCGAACGCGGTGCTTGGGTGCTGCGTCACCTGCTGCACGATCCTCCACCGCCGGCACCACCCAACGTTCCTCAACTGAGCCGATTGGCTGGCGAATCACTTTCCGCACGTGACTTGGCTCGGGCTCACCAAGAACAACCCCAGTGTGCAAATTGTCATCGCAAAATTGATCCGATTGGATTTGGACTCGAAAACTTTGACGCGGCCGGTCAGTGGCGAAATCAAGAAGTGATTGGACTTGGCAAGCGCCGATATGGCCGCTGGCAAGATGAAGTTCGTTTCGACATCGAACCCGCTGGTACGCTTCCAAATGAACAGGCGTTTTCGAACTTCTTTGAATTACGCGATGCCGTCGCAGAGCACGAAGACGAGTTCGCCCGTGGATTCACGGAAGCTTTGATCGCATATGGTCTGGGTCGTCCTTTCGGATTCACCGATGCAGAGCTTGCCGAACAAATCAGTTCGCAGGCAAAGCAACACAATCATTCGATTCGCGAATTCATACACGCACTGATTCAGTCTCGAGCGTTTCAAACTCACTGAGAAGGTACGCAGGTGTCTTTGGGTATCTGCACCGCTCTGAAGTCATCCCCCATTCCATTGACCGGCAGGATGCCGGCCACCGTCTTCCGAACCAGAACAAGGCAACTTCCATGAGAAACATTCGCCCATCCCGCCGTGGTTTTCTTCGCAGTGGCAGTGCCTTGGTTGCATTGCCAATGTTGGAATCGTTTGGTTTCAAGCGGTTCGCAAACGCGGCAACGACAACAGTCGCGCCACCCAAACGCATGGTGTTCTTGGGGATGGGATTTGGCGTCACAGCGGATCGTTGGTATCCCGACACCAACACCGTCGGGGAGAACTACGAATTGCCTAAGATCCTTCGTCCTCTGACCCGACACCAGAAGGACATCACGATCATTCAGAACCTGATGCACCAGTACTCCGCCGACGGTCACTCCGGCAGCACCTTCTGGTTGACCGGAGCCAACCGATACGCGATTCCAGGCCAAAGTTTTCACAACACCGTTTCAGTGGACCAAGTCGCCGCGGAAGTGCTCGGCCAACAAACTCGGTTCACTTCCATTCAGCTTGCCGCCAAAGGTGCATCCACCGACGGGCACGGTCCCGGTGGATCGCTTGCTTGGAACCGTTCCGGCAAACCAATCGCCGGGTTGGACACGCCCGTTGCCGCTTTCCACCGTTTGTTCTCGGTCGACGAAACTCCACTGGAAGTGCAACAACAACGCCTGAGCGAACAACGGAGCGTTTTGGACACGGTGCTTTCGGATGCCAAGTCCATCAACCTGAAACTCAATGCGTCTGACAATGCCAAGCTGGACGAATACTTCCAGTCCATCCGAGAAATTGAGATTCGGCTGGCCAAAGAAGAAAAGTGGTTGGGTGTGGATAAGAAGCGACCCCAGCAAGCCGTTCGCGAACCCGGTGAATCGCTTGAGGGCGTGGAAGAGATTCGCATGATGTATGACATCATGCTCGCGGCCATGCAGGTCGATGCGACTCGCGTCTTCACCTACCGCATGCCAGTCAACTCGATGATCTCAAGTCTTGGTGCGACGATGAGCGCACACAGCATGAGTCATTACTCGGAGGGCGAACGCCGCACGGTTTCTCAGAATCGTGACACCGCTCACGCGCGATTGCTGGCGGAGTTCATGGACAAACTGAAGGCGAGCACCGAACCCGATGGATCCAGCCTCTTCGACAACATCGCCATCTCATTGGGCACCAACCTCAGTTCAGTGCATACGCTCAAGAATTGCCCCACTTTGATCGCGGGTGGTGCAGCGGGATTCCGTCATGGTCGTCATATCGTGATGGACGACCCCAAGACACCGTTGTGCAACCTTTGGCTCAGTACACTGCAGGGAGCAGGTATTCAAACGGGCTCCTTCGGTGATTCGACTGGTATGATTGAGGAGCTGTTTTAAGCAGGTACGCAAGTGTTTTCTGGGATGTAAGCCGTTCGGCGTTTGCCACGGTTCACGCTCACAACCGGGGCTGACGCCCAAACGGCTCACGGGATTGCCCCAGTTAATCCTGCCTACCTGCTAGACACCGCGAAATCTTGATTCTCGAAACGGTTTCCCGGATCGTTTCACCCCGGCCACATTCCCCTCGAAAGCCCTCCGGTCCCCGCCATGATCTTGCGTCTACTGCCCTGGTCGCCAACCTTCCTTTGCCTGTTGATCTCCGCGATCGCGGGACAAATCGGCATCGCTTCTTCCGCGAATGCTGCGGATCGCCCCAACATTGTTTTGATGATGTGTGACGACTTGGGCTGGGGTGACACTGGGTTCAATGGCAACACGATCATCAAAACACCCGAACTGGATGCTCTGGCAGAAGAGGGAACCGTGCTTGATCACTTTTATTCCGTCGGTCCGGTTTGCTCACCCACGCGAGCCTCGTTTCTGACGGGACGCCATTACTTTCGAATGGGGATTTGGACGGCCAACCGAGGCCACTTGCCATCACAAGAGTTCACGCTCGCTCGCATGCTGAAGCAAGAAGGCTACGCGACCGGGCACTTTGGGAAGTGGCACCTTGGCACGCTCAGCCGAACGGTCTCTGCAAAAGGGAAAGGACGCCGGCCTGACCTTCACTACGCTCCGCCATGGGAACGCGACTACGACGCTTCGTTTGTGACCGAATCCGCTGTGTGCACCTGGGATCCCGGCTTGGGCAAGCGTGCTCACAACAATCCATACTACGAAAACGGCGTTGCCACGGATGAAAATGTTCTGGGTTGCGACTCGAGGGTTCTGATGGATCGGGCATTGCCGTTCATTGAGAATGCGGCGAAGAAAGATCAACCCTTTCTCAGTGTGATTTGGTTCCACGCCCCACACGAAGACATTCAAGCCGGACCGGAGTACCTCGCTCAATACGAAGGTCACGGCGAAGCGGCTCACTACTACGGGTGCATCACCGCCGTGGATGATCAAGTCGGAAGGCTTCGAAAGAAGCTCGATCAACTCGGGGTTGCCGACAACACGTTGTTATTCTTCTGCAGCGATAATGGACCAGAAGGCAAGACACCAAAAGACAGAGCAAAAACGCGGCGAGCGGGCAGTGCGGGTGAGTTCTCCGGTCGCAAGCGAAGCGTCCTCGATGGTGGCGTCCGTGTTCCCGCTTTTGTTCATTGGCCCGGCCAAATTCCAGCCGGCGTTCGGCTGGATGCGCCGCTGTCCGTCATGGACTTGTTGCCCACCGTCGCCGCAATCACGGGTGCAAACCTGCTTCCCGAACGTCAGCTTGATGGTGAAAACATTTTGCCCATTTGGAAGGGGCAACAAATTCAGCGTGAGACATCGATTCCGTTTCGCTACGGTGACTTCGCGTGCTTGGTACGAGGCAAGCACAAGCTGATCATCGAGTCATCCGGCGATCGTTCGCAAGATCGCTTGTTCGATCTCAGCAACGACGTCACGGAGTCCGACAATCTTGCCGATCAACATCCGGAACTGGTCGAGTCCATGCGATCGGAACTGCTTGGCTTCCTGAAGTCAGCCGAGTCCAGCCATGCTGGCGAAGACTACGATGGCGGCCACGTGCCCGTTGATGCTTGGCATCCGCTCTCGCGTGCAAAAAACCGCAAAGCGGCAACTTCGAACCGTTGATTAAGACTCAATCGCTTCGTCTTTCAGACGGAATGAACAATTGCGTCGCATGACGAAAACGGGCCGGAACTCTACGCCGTCTTTTCCCGCGTGAAGGTTGTGTAAACAACCCACGCGATCGCGGCCGCCATGGCAAAACCGGCCCAGCCATGCAGTTCAACGAGATCATGCATGGTCTCGGTAGAAGCGACCGGCAACATACAAACGAACATGGTTGCGATGGTTGCGATGCCGAAGATCAATAGCGTTCGAAACGCTCCCAACTCAAACGCGGACTCTGCTACCGGCTGTCGTCGCATCAGCAACCGCGTGACCGCGTAGACGGGAAGCAGCGCCACCACGGCACCGCTCGCCATCATATGAAAACGCAAAGTCGCACCGCCCAAGTGGCCGCCCCACAAGGCCGGAAGCGCCGTGGCAACCAAAGCTCCTGTGGCGATCACCAAGACCAACAGCGACACGTTTCGAATGAGAGACAACAAGGCGAACGACTCCGAAAATCAATCAACAACAAGCAGGTTAAAATCAGTACTACTACCGCGGAAACATCTATTCCATTCTGGATCGGATCGTCGGTAGGCAACTACCGACAGCCGCCAACAACAACACGATCAGGGACGCCGCGGTCAGGACCTTGAACATTTTTCGGCCGCCAAACAATTGGTTCCATTCCAATCGCGTTGCTTCATCGAGTCCCTGGATGCTTGCCATATTGATCGGATCCGCCGTCACCGGAGCCGGCCCTTTCGGGGTGATCGTCGAAGTGAAAATCAGCCCATCGTCAGAGTGACATTCCAGACAACCGGTGGCACCGAGAGCCCAACCCGCAGGCCGGACATTGTGAGCCATCGGCCACCGAACCATCTCGATCGCTTCCTGGTTCTCGACTGCGACCTCGACCAGTGAGCCTTCCTCTTCGCCGCGAGAAAAGACCAACCCGGTCGATACGTAAACGGCTTGTTCAACTTCCATCGTCTTCTCGATCGCCGCCAACGCCGCGGCAACCTTTTCGTCGAATTCTTCCCGGCCCTTGTCGGACAACTCCTCGATAAAATCCTTGCGAACACGTAGAGCACGCCGCGTATTTGTGTAAACCTCTTCGGGAGGAAGTGGCGTCACTTTGCCATCCACCAATTCGCCCCAATACGCCGGCCACATCGCTCGGTGTGGCGTGACCAATCCATTGCTATCCGCCTTTGCGAAGACGGGGCCCTGAATCGACGGGAGTTCCATTCCGCTGCGATGACCTTTCTCGCCCAAACCATGAGCCAACGACGTCATCAGTCCAACGGCTTCCTCACCGGGAACCGGGCCACTGTGACAAGCCGTGCAGCTCAACTTTTCGAAGTGAACCGGAGGCAGCCCCTCGTGCTTCGGAAACGGAGATCCGAGACGGCCAGCCCGGAATGCGATCTGAGTCAATGATAGCTCGTCGTCCAGTTCATCAGCGTGAGCGTCGGTCGACTCGGAAACTCCCATGTGACATCCCCGGCAACTCAGGGTTGTCGCAGCGACGCCTGCGGGATGCTGCTCGCCTTCGAAACCACGAACGGTTTGGTGGTCGATTCCATTGCGGTGACAATCGACGCAGTTCATGCCTGCCCGCAGGTGAACATCTTGATCGTGATTCCAGCGAGCGTCGATTCCCGCATCGGACACGGTTCGCTGGCTGTGACATTGGTAGCAGGAGTTGTTCTCAGGTTTGCGAACCAAGTCAAAGAACACGGTGCCATCGATGCCAAATCGTCGGTCGTCGTACTCGACCTTCGGCAGTTTGGCTTGGACCTTTTCATCATCTAAGTCCACACCAGCCTTCATTCGCGAGACCGATCCCGACACGTCGCCGATCCGGATCGCTGCCGTCGGTGCCCACGCAAAGTTCTCGTCCTCGATCGTTTCACGTCGCCGCTCGAAGTCGTACGCTCCGGATTTCGCATGACACGCCATGCAGTCGATCTCCAGCGATCCGGTCAGTGGCCATCGGGTCGGCTCGGATGATTCATCGGCAAGTTCCGCGGCTTTCGTATCCCAACTCGCTGCGGCTCCGCCGCCGGGAATCCGAGCACCGAATTTTTGCGTCATCTCATGAGTCGTGATGCCGATTTCGCTGGGACTGAAACGTCCTTCCCAATCGCGGTAAGCTAGTGGCAATTGAGTCCCCGTGCGGGCGTCCGTCCAAATCCACGGCTCACCGGGCCGACCATCGGAACGAGCCGTTTCGCTTTCCGCGTGCGCAGCTTCCGCATCGGAGTGATTTGCCGATTCCAATTTTGCCGGGGCTTCACCAGCGTTCTTTGCCGCGTCGGCTTCCGAACCAGCTTTTACACGTTGGCGTTCCACTTCGCTCGCAAAAGCGTTGAAGTGCCAACCGTGAGAGATCGTCTCGAAGTCGTGGCAACGTCCGCAGGTTTTTTCGACCGAGTAAGGTTCCGTCGACTCCGGTGAAATCTTGCGATTGTTCCGATCATAGAGATCGATGTGGTGCAGGAATCGTTTATCGCTATCGCTATGTGCGTACTTGCTGGTCCCGGCTGCAGACGCACCCGGTGCTTGCCAATCCAGCGCTGCAAACACAACGAGAGTCAATGCACTCCAGCCCAGGCAATTGCGATTCAATCGACTCACATCCATCCCCAAAACCAAACCACGCACTCGAAACAAAACCAGAGCCGACGACCAACGCTGAAGGCAGAGACTCGCATCGCAAAACCGAAGACGAGTCGTCCTGACCAAGCGTGAAAAGATAGCAAATGAAAGTCGATCTGTCCGGCTTGCCACCGCCAGCAATTCTCGGCATACTGTCGCAGGTCGCGGCAGTCGAGATTCATCGGCCGCCCGCCATCTTTCCAGCGCATCCGTAGCTCAATTGGATAGAGCATCGGTCTTCGGAACCGAGGGTTGGGGGTTCGAATCCCTCCGGGTGTACTGATTGGCTTTTCCCAAGGCCTCTCCAGCCATCCCAGGCACGCAATCGTTGGCTTTCTTCGGTTTCTGCTGATGGCCCGGCACTATCTACTGAGGTGCCCTCCTGTGTGCCCTCCAAATCTGTTGAGGGCACATTGGATGCTGGTTCATCCGCGAGGGCATCGAGGAAGTCATCCTCGGTGACGCTGAGGTAGTGGGTTTCTGCGATGGCTCCCGAGTGCCCAAACCAGTCGTTCAGAACGTGGTTTTTGTGCCTGCCCGATCGCTCAAGCTCTGTCCGCCTGCTGGCTCGCAATGCCATGAACGGCTTCGGGTAAACCGCAAGTCCAGCCCGTTCCACGATTTTGTTGTACGTGGTCCTCAAATTGGCTTCGCTGCATCGGTATCGCTGGATGACATAGGAATCAGCGGCACATTCCAGCCCAGGCCCCACAATGGAGAACAGAGCATCCAGCTCGGTCCTGACTTCACGGAACAGCGGCACAATCCGCGTTCCCTTCCCATAGCGCTTCGTCTTCGGTGCCGTGACTTTGAATCGTCCCCGGTCCCAGTGAATGTCCGACCAACGCAACCGCAGCACTTCGCTCGGGCAACGCAGCCCTGCAAAGCGGCAAAGACCAAAGATCACTCGCCATTCCTGATCAGGACAAGCTTTCATGATCGCGGTTGCTTGATTTGCTGAAATGATCCGGTTCTTGATCGTGTCGCTTCGCAGATCAATCTTCACCCCAACGAACGGGTTCGACTCGATCAGGTTGTCGTCAACTGCCTGTCGCATCATCTGACGGCAGCGTTTCACGTTCTGGCCCGCGGTGTTCGGTGACAACTTCGGCCCTTTTTTGTCATCAATCATCCACCGTTGCCACCGCTCAACATCTCCCTTTACCAAACTGCCAAGCGGAGCATCTTTTCCCAGGTAAGCCTCAAGGTGATCTACGGCCTGCCGATAGTTCTCCGGCTTTTTCCAGTCCGTCCGGCTTTTGATGTAGGCACGCATGAACGCCAACACAGTTCGCGGGAGTTCTGCACGTTGGCGAGCCTCGACCAGTCCATGCGACGCGATGCGATCATGGATCTCAAGCGGTAGGCGATCCAGCCAGTCAGCCGT
This window of the Rhodopirellula bahusiensis genome carries:
- a CDS encoding DUF1552 domain-containing protein, which translates into the protein MRNIRPSRRGFLRSGSALVALPMLESFGFKRFANAATTTVAPPKRMVFLGMGFGVTADRWYPDTNTVGENYELPKILRPLTRHQKDITIIQNLMHQYSADGHSGSTFWLTGANRYAIPGQSFHNTVSVDQVAAEVLGQQTRFTSIQLAAKGASTDGHGPGGSLAWNRSGKPIAGLDTPVAAFHRLFSVDETPLEVQQQRLSEQRSVLDTVLSDAKSINLKLNASDNAKLDEYFQSIREIEIRLAKEEKWLGVDKKRPQQAVREPGESLEGVEEIRMMYDIMLAAMQVDATRVFTYRMPVNSMISSLGATMSAHSMSHYSEGERRTVSQNRDTAHARLLAEFMDKLKASTEPDGSSLFDNIAISLGTNLSSVHTLKNCPTLIAGGAAGFRHGRHIVMDDPKTPLCNLWLSTLQGAGIQTGSFGDSTGMIEELF
- a CDS encoding multiheme c-type cytochrome encodes the protein MDVSRLNRNCLGWSALTLVVFAALDWQAPGASAAGTSKYAHSDSDKRFLHHIDLYDRNNRKISPESTEPYSVEKTCGRCHDFETISHGWHFNAFASEVERQRVKAGSEADAAKNAGEAPAKLESANHSDAEAAHAESETARSDGRPGEPWIWTDARTGTQLPLAYRDWEGRFSPSEIGITTHEMTQKFGARIPGGGAAASWDTKAAELADESSEPTRWPLTGSLEIDCMACHAKSGAYDFERRRETIEDENFAWAPTAAIRIGDVSGSVSRMKAGVDLDDEKVQAKLPKVEYDDRRFGIDGTVFFDLVRKPENNSCYQCHSQRTVSDAGIDARWNHDQDVHLRAGMNCVDCHRNGIDHQTVRGFEGEQHPAGVAATTLSCRGCHMGVSESTDAHADELDDELSLTQIAFRAGRLGSPFPKHEGLPPVHFEKLSCTACHSGPVPGEEAVGLMTSLAHGLGEKGHRSGMELPSIQGPVFAKADSNGLVTPHRAMWPAYWGELVDGKVTPLPPEEVYTNTRRALRVRKDFIEELSDKGREEFDEKVAAALAAIEKTMEVEQAVYVSTGLVFSRGEEEGSLVEVAVENQEAIEMVRWPMAHNVRPAGWALGATGCLECHSDDGLIFTSTITPKGPAPVTADPINMASIQGLDEATRLEWNQLFGGRKMFKVLTAASLIVLLLAAVGSCLPTIRSRME
- a CDS encoding DUF1592 domain-containing protein encodes the protein MVLLRTSFALLFAVAFQTATGAEVPNTEMPQRHAELLENHCLDCHDSATKEANIDLETLSMNVSKDMATAELWSKVLGALNSGEMPPEDSEPLRDADKLAFLEDLSQKMVTARQILSDSGGDVVMRRLNRREYANTVESLLGVRPDVTTLPDDQATAGFDTAGASLFLSSDQIEQYHATATTNLRLMLLPRKRPATKTVRIEPEDYYTPHYTEAAEQMRDIGKRANAFLAQSEKPASEFGLLDEYQAKKQKVQEWLPLMEDYLARPETQTGITLIMTIKQGGYTKVKLPTQHPDADGLYHLKIRAAMYPDADERHHYLEFSSGFGTGRKLLGWRKVSAPLDDPQLIDFEFSHEPGAKQQVWIHQRSHQDRGDKNLATLHMRENGIGTPPGIWIDSVELSGPLPSAQTDAIQAARDSILFEQPSDMEESEYVREVIRRFATRAFRGSPPADEYLQRLGEHYQTARDQGQTLAEALISPLSIVMASPSFLYQVEQADSDQQRSLLPTELAVRLSYFLCSAPPDEELLALAESGELSDPATLASQTERLLQDQRSVAFLEGFVHQWLQMERLDMFQFNGADFPNFDNAVRENARQELFETFAYLLDNDLPLQKLLKADFVVINDLLAGYYEIEGVQGHEFRKVPVPANSIRGGLLGTAAVLAMGSDGQRSSPVERGAWVLRHLLHDPPPPAPPNVPQLSRLAGESLSARDLARAHQEQPQCANCHRKIDPIGFGLENFDAAGQWRNQEVIGLGKRRYGRWQDEVRFDIEPAGTLPNEQAFSNFFELRDAVAEHEDEFARGFTEALIAYGLGRPFGFTDAELAEQISSQAKQHNHSIREFIHALIQSRAFQTH
- a CDS encoding sulfatase family protein — protein: MILRLLPWSPTFLCLLISAIAGQIGIASSANAADRPNIVLMMCDDLGWGDTGFNGNTIIKTPELDALAEEGTVLDHFYSVGPVCSPTRASFLTGRHYFRMGIWTANRGHLPSQEFTLARMLKQEGYATGHFGKWHLGTLSRTVSAKGKGRRPDLHYAPPWERDYDASFVTESAVCTWDPGLGKRAHNNPYYENGVATDENVLGCDSRVLMDRALPFIENAAKKDQPFLSVIWFHAPHEDIQAGPEYLAQYEGHGEAAHYYGCITAVDDQVGRLRKKLDQLGVADNTLLFFCSDNGPEGKTPKDRAKTRRAGSAGEFSGRKRSVLDGGVRVPAFVHWPGQIPAGVRLDAPLSVMDLLPTVAAITGANLLPERQLDGENILPIWKGQQIQRETSIPFRYGDFACLVRGKHKLIIESSGDRSQDRLFDLSNDVTESDNLADQHPELVESMRSELLGFLKSAESSHAGEDYDGGHVPVDAWHPLSRAKNRKAATSNR